In Geobacter anodireducens, a genomic segment contains:
- a CDS encoding DNA-binding response regulator, protein MAHEASGINRPRILIVDDEAAIRRFLRTVLDGEEFSLHQAETGHAALAAAAAVRPDLILLDLGLPDLDGVEVIRRIREWSPVPIIVLSVREREDDKVHALDAGADDYLTKPFGIGELLARMRVVLRRSIRQAPEPICRIGGLEVDLPRRRVTVDGAEVQLTPTEYELLRLLAVHAGKVLTHSQILRQIWGIAHLEQPHVLRVNVSNLRRKIEPDPSRPRYLVTEPGVGYRLRVQ, encoded by the coding sequence ATGGCCCATGAAGCGAGCGGCATCAACCGGCCGCGGATCCTGATCGTGGACGACGAAGCGGCAATCCGCCGCTTTCTCCGCACCGTCCTCGATGGGGAGGAGTTCTCGCTCCACCAGGCCGAAACGGGTCACGCGGCCCTGGCCGCGGCCGCGGCCGTCCGGCCCGATCTCATCCTCCTGGATCTGGGGCTGCCGGACCTGGACGGGGTGGAGGTCATCAGGCGGATCAGGGAGTGGTCGCCGGTGCCGATCATCGTGCTGTCGGTCCGGGAGCGGGAGGACGACAAGGTGCATGCCCTGGACGCCGGGGCGGACGACTACCTGACCAAGCCCTTCGGCATCGGGGAACTGCTGGCGAGGATGCGGGTGGTGCTGCGCCGCTCCATCCGGCAGGCGCCCGAACCGATCTGCCGGATCGGCGGGCTGGAGGTGGATCTGCCGCGCCGCCGCGTGACCGTGGACGGGGCCGAGGTGCAACTCACCCCCACCGAGTACGAGCTGCTGCGCCTCCTGGCGGTCCACGCGGGCAAGGTCCTGACCCACAGCCAGATCCTCCGGCAGATCTGGGGGATTGCCCACCTGGAACAGCCCCACGTGCTGCGGGTGAACGTCAGCAATCTCCGCCGCAAGATCGAGCCCGACCCCTCGCGTCCCCGCTACCTCGTGACCGAGCCCGGGGTCGGCTATCGCCTGAGGGTCCAATGA